A genomic segment from Micromonospora echinaurantiaca encodes:
- a CDS encoding CocE/NonD family hydrolase: MLDRLATRVATAVLRLPAARTRRVTLTRDIPVRVRDGVLLRTDHYAPDLPGAPAVLIRTPYGRSGPMRLLGRLAAERGFHVVIQSCRGTYGSGGVFEPLVHERDDGLDTLDWLRRQRWWTGAFGMFGASYQGFVQWALAADAGDDLRAMVAVVTASATRDSTYAGDSFALDTVLTWAELLQAQTVPWLARQWELKRGQPRLAAALAHLPLAEADRIATGVRVPFFQEWLRHHTPAADYWRTRVFDDRIAQVRAPVAMVSGWHDIFLPAQLRDFAALRAAGAAPRLTVGPWTHGSPGLFVAALRDGLDWLDEHLAGRPVARTSPVRVHVGGAGGGWRDLPDWPPPATPVRWHLHPAGALATEPAAPSAPDGFWYDPADPTPSLGGPLLVAQRAGPVDNRPVEARPDVLTWTSAPLADPVEVAGPVHAEVHVHSELSYLDVFVRLCDVDRRGRSWNVCDGLVRVEPGRYPTDPAGVVRVPVELWPTAHRFAPGHRLRVQVSGGAHPRYARNPGTGEPLGTAITLRAGRREILHDPEHPSAIVLPVLSSVPPLRPR; encoded by the coding sequence GTGCTGGACCGGCTGGCCACCCGGGTCGCCACCGCGGTGCTGCGGCTGCCCGCCGCGCGTACCCGGCGGGTCACCCTCACCCGCGACATCCCGGTACGGGTCCGCGACGGGGTGCTGCTGCGCACCGACCACTACGCCCCCGACCTGCCCGGCGCGCCGGCCGTGCTGATCCGCACCCCGTACGGGCGGAGCGGGCCGATGCGGCTGCTCGGCCGCCTCGCCGCCGAACGGGGCTTCCACGTGGTGATCCAGTCCTGCCGCGGCACGTACGGCTCGGGCGGGGTGTTCGAGCCGCTGGTGCACGAACGCGATGACGGACTGGACACCCTGGACTGGCTGCGCCGCCAGCGGTGGTGGACCGGGGCGTTCGGCATGTTCGGCGCCAGCTACCAGGGGTTCGTGCAGTGGGCGCTGGCCGCCGACGCGGGTGACGACCTGCGGGCGATGGTCGCCGTGGTGACCGCCTCGGCCACCCGCGACTCCACCTACGCCGGGGACTCGTTCGCGCTGGACACCGTGCTCACCTGGGCCGAGCTGCTGCAGGCGCAGACCGTGCCCTGGCTGGCCCGGCAGTGGGAACTCAAACGCGGGCAGCCCCGGCTGGCCGCCGCGCTGGCTCACCTGCCGCTGGCCGAGGCGGACCGGATCGCCACCGGGGTGCGGGTGCCGTTCTTCCAGGAGTGGCTACGCCACCACACCCCGGCCGCCGACTACTGGCGTACCCGGGTCTTCGACGACCGGATCGCCCAGGTGCGCGCGCCGGTGGCGATGGTCAGCGGCTGGCACGACATCTTCCTGCCGGCGCAGCTGCGCGACTTCGCGGCCCTGCGCGCGGCCGGCGCCGCGCCCCGGCTGACCGTCGGGCCGTGGACCCACGGCAGCCCGGGGCTGTTCGTGGCGGCCCTGCGCGACGGGCTGGACTGGCTCGACGAGCACCTCGCCGGCCGCCCGGTGGCCCGGACCTCGCCGGTGCGGGTGCACGTCGGCGGGGCCGGCGGCGGCTGGCGGGACCTGCCGGACTGGCCGCCGCCGGCCACCCCCGTCCGGTGGCACCTGCACCCGGCCGGCGCGCTGGCCACCGAGCCGGCGGCGCCGTCCGCCCCGGACGGGTTCTGGTACGACCCGGCCGACCCCACCCCCTCGCTCGGCGGCCCGCTGCTGGTCGCCCAGCGCGCCGGACCGGTCGACAACCGCCCGGTGGAGGCCCGGCCCGACGTGCTCACCTGGACCAGCGCGCCGCTCGCCGACCCGGTCGAGGTGGCCGGCCCGGTGCACGCCGAGGTGCACGTGCACAGCGAGCTGTCCTATCTCGACGTCTTCGTGCGACTGTGCGACGTGGACCGGCGCGGCCGGTCCTGGAACGTCTGCGACGGACTGGTCCGGGTCGAGCCGGGCCGCTATCCGACCGACCCCGCCGGTGTCGTACGGGTGCCGGTGGAGCTGTGGCCCACCGCGCACCGGTTCGCGCCCGGGCACCGGTTGCGCGTGCAGGTCTCCGGTGGCGCCCACCCCCGGTACGCGCGCAACCCCGGCACCGGTGAGCCGCTCGGCACCGCCATCACGCTGCGTGCGGGTCGTCGGGAGATCCTGCACGATCCCGAGCACCCGTCGGCGATCGTCCTGCCCGTGCTGAGTTCTGTTCCGCCGCTCCGTCCACGCTGA
- a CDS encoding ArsR/SmtB family transcription factor: MPDPDVRQVTDSRVLAALAHPLRRRLMDVLKVHGPSTVGALAERTEQAPANVSHHLKVLAAADLVAEAPELARDRRERWWRLVSRSVAWSSADFDADPATRAVADAATSLNLDRHVALARAWHAAGDDAHEAWGDGPFSTDRWLHLTPAELAELSRELNDLLARWAERKALDDGHRREPVFLFAHGFPARP; the protein is encoded by the coding sequence ATGCCGGACCCCGACGTACGCCAGGTGACCGACTCGCGCGTCCTGGCCGCGCTCGCCCACCCGCTGCGCCGACGCCTGATGGACGTGCTGAAGGTGCACGGGCCGTCGACGGTCGGCGCGCTCGCCGAGCGCACCGAACAGGCCCCGGCCAACGTCAGCCACCACCTCAAGGTGCTCGCCGCCGCCGACCTGGTCGCCGAGGCGCCGGAACTGGCCCGCGACCGCCGCGAGCGGTGGTGGCGCCTGGTCAGCCGGTCAGTGGCGTGGTCGAGCGCCGACTTCGACGCCGACCCGGCGACCCGGGCGGTGGCCGACGCCGCCACCTCGCTCAACCTCGACCGGCACGTCGCGCTGGCCCGGGCCTGGCACGCCGCCGGCGACGACGCGCACGAGGCCTGGGGTGACGGACCGTTCTCCACCGACCGCTGGCTGCACCTCACCCCGGCGGAGCTCGCCGAGCTGAGCCGCGAGCTGAACGACCTGCTGGCCCGCTGGGCCGAGCGGAAGGCGCTCGACGACGGCCACCGCCGCGAACCGGTCTTCCTGTTCGCCCACGGCTTCCCGGCCCGGCCGTGA
- a CDS encoding MFS transporter encodes MSPATATRPAGQDADSRPAGELRGHRDFRLLWAAQTVSSLGSNVTAVALPLVAVTVLDASTFAVAVLTAAAWLPWLLIGLPVGAWVDRLRRRPVMIACDVASALLFLSVPLAAVLEVLTVGQLLVVALGGGVSRVFFETADQVYLPVLLRPEQLPAGNARIQATHTASYVLGPGIAGLVAQLAGAVTALLLDALSFLVSAVCLLRIRRVEPRPEPAGRTSSLRREIAAGIRFVAGDPYLRVLTLFGAASNIGLVGYQAVLVVFLIREVGVAPGPVGVLVAVMSLGGIVGAVLATGLGRRLGTARTMLVAAAFTGPPALLIPLAGPGAGLVWPALGGVLVSLGVAVGNVLKSSFRQAYPPHHLLGRVTVTMQLLNYGTIPLAAVAAGALGAAFGTRAALGVMTGWLALTPLILLVGPLRRRRDLPTAPGRS; translated from the coding sequence GTGAGCCCGGCGACGGCCACCCGGCCCGCCGGGCAGGACGCCGACAGCCGCCCGGCCGGGGAGCTGCGCGGGCACCGCGACTTCCGGCTGCTCTGGGCCGCCCAGACGGTCAGCAGCCTCGGCAGCAACGTCACCGCGGTGGCGCTGCCCCTGGTCGCGGTGACCGTGCTCGACGCCAGCACCTTCGCGGTCGCGGTGCTCACCGCCGCGGCCTGGCTGCCCTGGCTGCTGATCGGCCTGCCGGTGGGCGCCTGGGTGGACCGGCTGCGCCGACGGCCCGTGATGATCGCCTGCGACGTGGCCTCGGCGCTGCTGTTCCTCAGCGTGCCGCTGGCCGCCGTGCTGGAGGTGCTCACCGTCGGGCAGCTGCTGGTGGTGGCTCTCGGCGGTGGGGTGTCCCGGGTCTTCTTCGAGACCGCCGACCAGGTCTACCTGCCGGTCCTGCTGCGCCCGGAGCAGCTGCCGGCCGGCAACGCCCGGATCCAGGCCACACACACCGCCAGCTACGTGCTGGGCCCGGGGATCGCCGGCCTGGTGGCGCAGCTCGCCGGCGCGGTCACCGCGCTGCTGCTGGACGCGCTGAGCTTCCTGGTCTCCGCGGTCTGCCTGCTGCGCATCCGGCGGGTCGAGCCGCGGCCGGAGCCGGCCGGGCGTACGTCGTCGTTGCGCCGGGAGATCGCCGCCGGGATCCGGTTCGTCGCCGGCGACCCGTATCTGCGGGTGCTGACGCTGTTCGGCGCGGCCAGCAACATCGGACTGGTCGGCTACCAGGCCGTCCTGGTGGTGTTCCTGATCCGCGAGGTGGGGGTGGCGCCCGGCCCGGTCGGCGTGCTGGTCGCGGTGATGAGCCTCGGCGGCATCGTCGGCGCGGTGCTGGCCACCGGGCTCGGGCGCCGCCTCGGCACGGCCCGGACGATGCTGGTCGCGGCGGCGTTCACCGGGCCGCCGGCGCTGTTGATCCCCCTCGCCGGGCCGGGGGCCGGGTTGGTCTGGCCGGCGCTCGGCGGGGTGCTGGTCAGCCTCGGCGTGGCGGTGGGCAACGTGCTCAAGAGCAGCTTCCGGCAGGCGTACCCGCCGCACCACCTGCTCGGCCGGGTGACGGTCACCATGCAGCTGCTCAACTACGGGACGATCCCGCTCGCCGCGGTGGCGGCCGGCGCGCTCGGCGCCGCCTTCGGCACCCGCGCCGCGCTCGGGGTGATGACCGGCTGGCTGGCGCTCACCCCGCTGATCCTGCTGGTCGGGCCGCTGCGCCGGCGGCGGGACCTGCCCACCGCGCCCGGAAGATCCTGA
- a CDS encoding cold-shock protein, translating into MATGTVKWFNSEKGFGFIEQDGGGPDVFVHYSAIATSGYRELSEGQKVEFEVTQGQKGPQADNVRPM; encoded by the coding sequence ATGGCAACCGGCACGGTTAAGTGGTTCAACTCGGAAAAGGGCTTCGGCTTCATCGAGCAGGACGGCGGGGGTCCGGACGTGTTCGTCCACTACTCGGCCATCGCGACGAGCGGTTACCGGGAGCTGAGCGAGGGCCAGAAGGTCGAGTTCGAGGTGACCCAGGGGCAGAAGGGTCCACAGGCGGACAACGTCCGCCCGATGTGA
- a CDS encoding class I SAM-dependent methyltransferase: protein MLAPVTEVANAALTDLEREILAPGGGLDRLRLVRTPFVPEVRLHLAEDAIVWWARMEAHAGRHLPPPYWASVWAGGQALARYLLDHPELAAGRRVLDLAAGSGLVAIAAALAGARRVVANDIDPYAVAAVTVNARANRVTVAATGGDLLDTDGAGVDLLVAGDVFYDAPLAARMRAFLHRVAATGADVLVGDPGRGHLPAGLTVVADYPVPTTEPSVDSPVRRVQVLRPR from the coding sequence ATGCTTGCGCCGGTGACCGAAGTCGCGAACGCCGCCCTCACCGACCTGGAGCGGGAGATCCTCGCCCCCGGCGGTGGGCTGGACCGGCTCCGGCTGGTGCGTACGCCGTTCGTGCCCGAGGTGCGGCTGCACCTGGCCGAGGACGCCATCGTCTGGTGGGCCCGGATGGAGGCGCACGCCGGACGCCACCTCCCACCGCCGTACTGGGCGTCGGTCTGGGCCGGTGGCCAGGCCCTCGCCCGCTACCTGCTCGACCACCCCGAACTGGCCGCCGGCCGCCGGGTGCTCGACCTGGCCGCCGGCTCCGGACTGGTGGCCATCGCCGCCGCGCTCGCCGGCGCCCGGCGGGTGGTCGCCAACGACATCGACCCGTACGCGGTCGCGGCGGTCACCGTCAACGCCCGGGCCAACCGGGTCACCGTCGCGGCCACCGGAGGCGACCTGCTCGACACCGACGGCGCCGGGGTGGACCTGCTGGTGGCCGGGGACGTGTTCTACGACGCGCCGCTGGCCGCGCGGATGCGGGCCTTCCTGCACCGGGTCGCCGCCACCGGCGCCGACGTGCTGGTCGGCGACCCCGGCCGGGGTCACCTGCCGGCGGGGCTGACGGTGGTCGCCGACTATCCGGTGCCGACCACCGAGCCCAGCGTCGACTCGCCGGTGCGCCGGGTGCAGGTGCTGCGCCCCCGCTGA
- a CDS encoding DedA family protein: MADWLTQVGELPTTLLMGVLGVVMLFDAVPLLGVLVPGDVAILAAVGVGRPATGLATFAAVVVGCLAGWSLSFLAGRRWGDRLRHSRVGGWIGESRWAAAERILRRGGGRMVLVAPFLPVFNALLPLAAGGLRMSYRRFLGCATLGAAAWAGLYLVLGTASRSLAGLLPGPASPMLVTMAVGLLLATLVLLGTRRRLRSLTA; encoded by the coding sequence ATGGCGGATTGGTTGACCCAGGTCGGAGAGCTTCCCACCACCCTGCTCATGGGGGTGCTCGGGGTGGTCATGCTCTTCGACGCCGTACCGCTGCTCGGGGTGCTGGTCCCGGGCGACGTGGCGATCCTCGCCGCGGTCGGGGTGGGGCGGCCGGCGACCGGCCTGGCCACGTTCGCCGCCGTGGTGGTCGGTTGCCTCGCCGGCTGGTCGCTGAGCTTCCTGGCCGGCCGCCGGTGGGGCGACCGGCTACGGCACAGCCGGGTCGGCGGCTGGATCGGCGAGTCGCGCTGGGCGGCCGCGGAGCGGATCCTGCGCCGCGGGGGCGGCCGGATGGTGCTGGTCGCCCCGTTCCTGCCGGTGTTCAACGCGCTGCTGCCACTGGCCGCCGGCGGGCTGCGGATGTCGTACCGACGCTTCCTCGGCTGCGCGACCCTCGGCGCCGCGGCCTGGGCCGGCCTCTACCTGGTGCTCGGCACCGCCTCCCGGTCACTCGCGGGGCTGCTGCCCGGGCCGGCCAGCCCGATGCTGGTGACCATGGCGGTCGGGCTGCTGCTGGCCACGTTGGTGCTGCTGGGTACGCGGCGGCGGCTGCGGTCGCTGACTGCGTGA
- a CDS encoding MBL fold metallo-hydrolase has product MTYRGDVSPGGAPAVRELDQLTITKVSVGPMDNNAYLLRCRSTGEQLLIDAANEAPRLLELVGDAGLATVVTTHQHMDHWVALEEVVAKTGARALAHADDAAGLPIESEPLADGDTVRVGDCPLEVIHLRGHTPGSIALLYRDPAGTPHLWTGDSLFPGGVGNTNKDPQRFAALIDDVEHKLFDRLPDETWFYPGHGKDSTLGTERPALPQWRTRGW; this is encoded by the coding sequence ATGACCTACCGCGGAGACGTCTCACCCGGCGGCGCGCCGGCCGTACGCGAGCTCGACCAGCTCACCATCACCAAGGTGTCGGTGGGCCCGATGGACAACAACGCCTACCTGCTGCGCTGCCGGTCGACCGGCGAGCAGCTGCTGATCGACGCCGCGAACGAGGCCCCGCGCCTGCTGGAACTGGTCGGCGACGCCGGCCTGGCCACCGTGGTCACCACCCACCAGCACATGGACCACTGGGTGGCGCTGGAGGAGGTGGTCGCCAAGACCGGCGCCCGCGCCCTGGCGCACGCCGACGACGCGGCCGGGCTGCCGATCGAGTCGGAGCCGCTCGCCGACGGCGACACGGTGCGGGTCGGCGACTGCCCGCTGGAGGTCATCCACCTGCGCGGGCACACCCCGGGCTCGATCGCGCTGCTCTACCGCGACCCGGCCGGCACCCCGCACCTGTGGACCGGCGACAGCCTCTTCCCGGGCGGGGTGGGCAACACCAACAAGGACCCGCAGCGGTTCGCCGCGCTGATCGACGACGTCGAGCACAAGCTCTTCGACCGGCTGCCCGACGAGACCTGGTTCTACCCCGGCCACGGCAAGGACAGCACCCTCGGCACCGAACGCCCCGCCCTCCCCCAGTGGCGAACCCGCGGCTGGTAA